From a region of the Listeria monocytogenes ATCC 19117 genome:
- a CDS encoding alpha-mannosidase, translating to MTRKKAHIISHSHWDREWFLPLESLRFRLVTLMDDVEALLDKEDGFHHFHMDGQMIMLEDYLAVKPAKREKMKQLVADGKLRIGPWYMLQDAFLTSGEANIRNLQYGLEMAEEFGQVEKIGYFPDTFGLYGQVPQLMRQAGFDTVVFGRGVNPTGFNNQVFDSAFASKYSEMFWESPDGSKVLGILLANWYSNGNEIPVDKEAAKVFWDKKLADVERFASTDEWLFMNGCDHQPVQTDLAEALEVARELYPEVEFIHSHFEKYQEAVKAGLAPEKLQTVHGELTSQQSDGWSTLANTASSRIYLKQANAKIERLLERLAEPISVMATEAGVQYPHEYLAYAWKLLMENQIHDSITGCSLDEVHREMEARFEKVEQATMAIIQNAARQITEQITTNEAGIPITVFHAGGLEATRSIELELETDAIHFSEMHFELIPDELAKLPEQSFRLETSTGEEIPVVVESLGIRFNYDLPERKFRDSYFARKYKLTFAVENLPAVGYETIYAHPVDLVNESANQTQDLFLENRFLKVEVAANGTYTILDKEKAIEIAGVGAYEDAGDIGNEYMFKETGDNLRINTLHSKPAIRVQREDKLGKTIEINHEIEIPESASSAFAEEKRRLVWHPDRQSERSENFTTFKITTELTLNKHDKQLTIRVKLNNNVDDHRLRVLFPTGKQTETHQVGSVFEVVTRANKQVKEWTNPAKDNRKQGFVASGNIVVASLGLPEYEVSEHGDKLELTLLRAVSEIGDWGDFPAYEAECHREITAEFHVFLTDDSDVANSTIPAQVNACLTPIFAFQHKSATKENILAEKRDFAEWKTEAGFVFSAFKLAKDNQPIIRFFQTASEPKQLQTMQPWQKSTILEETTGDAKKQFIASPNEIITLKGV from the coding sequence ATGACTAGAAAGAAAGCGCATATTATTTCTCATTCTCATTGGGATAGAGAATGGTTTTTACCACTGGAAAGTTTGAGATTTAGGCTCGTTACACTTATGGACGACGTAGAAGCATTACTTGATAAGGAAGATGGATTTCATCATTTTCATATGGATGGGCAAATGATTATGTTAGAAGATTATTTGGCTGTGAAACCCGCTAAAAGAGAAAAAATGAAGCAGCTGGTTGCGGACGGAAAACTGCGAATCGGACCGTGGTACATGTTGCAAGATGCTTTTTTGACAAGTGGAGAAGCGAATATTCGTAATTTGCAGTATGGTCTAGAAATGGCAGAAGAATTCGGTCAAGTAGAGAAAATTGGTTATTTTCCTGATACGTTTGGTTTATATGGCCAAGTGCCACAACTCATGCGCCAAGCTGGTTTTGATACGGTCGTTTTCGGTCGTGGAGTCAATCCAACCGGCTTTAACAACCAAGTTTTTGATAGCGCTTTTGCCTCGAAATATTCGGAGATGTTTTGGGAAAGCCCGGACGGGTCGAAAGTATTAGGGATTTTACTCGCAAATTGGTATTCCAATGGCAATGAAATTCCGGTGGATAAAGAAGCCGCAAAAGTTTTCTGGGATAAGAAATTAGCGGATGTGGAACGGTTCGCATCGACGGATGAATGGTTATTTATGAACGGCTGTGATCATCAGCCAGTGCAAACTGATTTAGCGGAAGCATTGGAAGTGGCACGGGAACTTTATCCTGAGGTGGAGTTTATCCATAGCCATTTTGAAAAATATCAAGAGGCTGTCAAAGCTGGTCTTGCTCCTGAAAAATTACAAACGGTTCACGGAGAATTAACGAGCCAACAATCAGATGGATGGTCTACACTCGCCAACACAGCATCTTCACGTATTTACTTAAAACAAGCAAATGCGAAAATAGAGCGTTTATTAGAGCGTTTGGCTGAACCGATTTCCGTGATGGCGACAGAAGCCGGTGTCCAGTATCCACATGAATACTTAGCTTATGCTTGGAAATTACTTATGGAAAATCAAATCCATGATAGTATCACGGGATGTAGTTTGGATGAGGTGCACCGTGAAATGGAAGCTCGTTTTGAAAAAGTCGAACAGGCGACTATGGCAATTATTCAAAACGCCGCGCGTCAAATCACGGAACAAATTACAACGAATGAAGCGGGCATTCCTATTACGGTATTTCATGCAGGTGGCCTTGAAGCAACGAGATCCATAGAACTCGAACTTGAAACAGATGCAATTCATTTTTCTGAGATGCATTTTGAATTAATACCAGACGAATTAGCGAAACTTCCAGAGCAAAGTTTTCGATTAGAAACAAGTACTGGCGAGGAAATTCCGGTTGTTGTTGAGTCGCTTGGCATTCGATTTAATTACGATTTACCAGAACGGAAATTCCGTGATTCTTATTTTGCGAGAAAGTACAAACTAACCTTTGCCGTGGAAAATTTGCCAGCGGTTGGTTATGAAACAATTTACGCGCATCCGGTTGATTTGGTGAATGAATCAGCGAACCAAACACAAGATTTGTTTTTAGAAAATCGCTTTTTAAAAGTGGAAGTTGCGGCGAATGGGACGTATACGATTTTAGATAAAGAAAAAGCGATAGAAATTGCAGGTGTTGGGGCATATGAGGATGCGGGCGACATCGGTAATGAATATATGTTTAAAGAAACCGGCGATAACTTGCGAATAAATACACTTCATTCCAAACCGGCAATTCGAGTACAACGAGAGGATAAACTCGGCAAAACAATCGAAATAAACCATGAAATTGAAATACCAGAAAGCGCAAGTTCCGCCTTTGCGGAAGAAAAACGTCGCCTAGTATGGCATCCTGACCGGCAGTCGGAGCGCTCGGAAAATTTTACTACATTTAAAATCACGACAGAATTAACGCTAAATAAACACGATAAACAATTAACTATCCGCGTGAAACTAAATAACAACGTAGATGACCATCGACTCCGCGTGCTTTTCCCGACTGGAAAACAAACAGAAACACATCAAGTGGGAAGTGTTTTTGAAGTAGTAACACGCGCGAATAAACAAGTCAAAGAATGGACAAATCCTGCTAAAGATAACCGAAAACAAGGCTTTGTTGCTAGTGGAAATATCGTTGTCGCAAGTCTTGGTTTACCAGAATATGAAGTAAGCGAACATGGTGACAAACTAGAATTAACGTTGCTTCGCGCAGTATCTGAAATAGGCGATTGGGGTGACTTCCCGGCATATGAAGCGGAATGCCACCGAGAGATTACAGCAGAGTTTCACGTTTTCCTAACAGATGATTCTGATGTTGCAAATAGCACCATACCAGCACAAGTAAACGCATGCTTGACTCCTATTTTTGCATTCCAACACAAATCAGCAACGAAAGAAAACATTCTCGCAGAAAAAAGAGATTTTGCAGAATGGAAAACAGAGGCTGGATTTGTCTTCTCAGCATTTAAACTCGCTAAAGACAACCAACCGATTATCCGATTCTTCCAAACCGCAAGTGAACCAAAACAGCTACAGACGATGCAACCGTGGCAGAAATCGACTATTTTGGAAGAAACGACGGGAGATGCCAAAAAACAATTTATCGCTAGTCCAAACGAAATCATCACTTTAAAAGGAGTGTAA